TAACCACCTTATTACTAATCGTTAGGTTTCGATTAAAAACCCGTTTAAACTTTTTACCGCATTCACTGATAATCATATCGTCAAATACGGAATGCCCGGTTGTCAGAACATTGAGTTGCACTTCTTTTTCCATAATCACACAATTAATATCCTTCACGACACCATCCATGCTGCGATCTAAATACTCTGAAATTTGCAAAAATAAACTAAGCTGATCAATGAGATGGCGTTCTTGATCCTGAAGTAACACAATATATTCTTCAGCAATTTGAATTTTTTTATTAGTACGATGATTGAGGGCAATGAAAGCACTGATTAAAAGTTCTTTTTGTTCAATCCCCAAAAGTCCTGAATTCAGGATAATATAAAAACTATGTTCATGATGGTTATCAAATTGAATCTTGATGCCTACATCGTGCAGCATGGCACTGGCGCGGATCATCTTATGAACATCCTGAGTAATCCCATGAATTGGCTGCAATTGTTCAAATAACTTTTCAGCAAGCTTAAAAACATGATAAGCATGAGGAATGTTAACATTAAAATTAAGCATAATATTAACTAACGACAATTCGAAGATATCATAAACCAGATTATCCTCGTTATAACCAAAATAATTGTAAATGATACCATCGCGCAAACCTGCATTGCTGATGATAAGCTCTGGTGCGTCAATGTGTTTCATGACCCGTTCAAGAGTATGGCTAGAACCCACAAAAATATCAATTCGACCTTTTGACAATCCTTTTAGATTTGATCGTTCAGAAAAATTCATCTTAGCGGCCATTTCACAAATTCGTTTAACATCATTTGATTTCATTCGATAATTATGGGCAATTTCTAGCGGATAATCGATCATGCTGCGATGAATCCTGCCAACATTTCGAATCGTTCCGCCGACTCCGATTACCGGTAAACCTTTTGCTTTTTTTAGCATCGGCGTTTCATCAAATGCTTTTTTTAAAAATTCATCTAAATCCTTTAATTTCTGGTCGGTCACCTCATCCGCTAAATCGAATTCCTCAGCTAAATCGATTGATCCAAATGGTAAACTGATTCCATCCACTTTTTTTCGATCTTTGATTAGCACAAATTCCGTACTTCCACCGCCAATGTCCATCAGTAGCGCATCTTTAACATCGAGGGTATTGATGGCACCTAAATAGTCCATTGAAGCTTCAACTTCGCCAGAAATAATCTCAACATCTAAACCTGTTTTTTCCTTGATTTGGGCAACGTAGGCTTCTCCGTTAGAGGCCTTTCGTACGGCTGCAGTTGCTACCGCAATGATTTTTTCGATCTCATAGGCCTCGCACATGCTTGTAAACATCGACAACGTTTCTAAACCAAACGCCATTCGTTGCTTTTCAAGTTGACCGGTTTCTGCCAATCCATCATTTAAACGGACATTAACCTTAACATCATCGATAATCTGAAAATATTCATTATTATAATACTCGCCAATGACGAGATGAACACTATTTGATCCAATATCGATAACGCCAATATTTCGTCTTTCCACTATCTCACTCCTCCAATATTTCGGTTTAGAATTGCTTTTTCCTTCACCGCTGCAAATTCGTCTTCAGCTTTTTTGCAGAAGTATTCCTGACAGGAAAGTAATTCTTTGCCACGCTTGTCGATTCGAATATAGGCTCCGGTTGCGGTCATTACTCGTGTCTTAATTGTATCCCTTAAGGTTATATCTAAAATATCTTTGAGTCGTTTTTTGAGACTTTCGTCTTCAACCGGAAATAGTGTTTCAATCCGCCGGTTTAAATTTCGTTCCATCCAGTCGGCACTTGACAGATAAATATCTTCTTTGCCCTGATTATAAAAATAGTAAATTCGACTGTGTTCAAGAAAAGTCCCGACGATACTATGAACAACGATATTCTCGCTGATATCTGGCAATCCCGGAATTAAAGAGCACATACCCCGAACAATCAATCGAATTTCAACGCCGGCCTGAGATGCTTCATAAAGTTTGTTGACGATCCCTTCATCCACCAGCGAATTCATTTTGGCAATAATTTTCCCTTTTTCTCCCATTTTCACGTTTTCAATTTCACGATCAATAGCAATATAAAAAGCATTTCTCAATGTTTTGGGCGCGACTTCAATCTTTTTCCATAACGTGTAATGACTATACCCCGAAAGCAGATTAAAAAGCGTTGTAACATCGGAACCATAATTTTCTTTAGCCGTAAACATCCCCAAATCCGTATATAAACCAGCTGTTACATCATTATAATTTCCGGTTCCTAAATGGACATAACGCCGAATTCCATCCGATTCTTTTCGGACCACCAAAATCATTTTACAGTGAATCTTTAGACCGGCCAGTCCATAGATTACATGACATCCGGCCTGTTCCAACTTTTTCGCCCAAACGATATTATTGGCTTCGTCAAAACGGGCCTTAAGTTCCACTAATACCGTAACTTGTTTGCCATTTTGCGCGGCCTGAATTAAAGCTTCGATAATCGGCGAATCCCCACTTACGCGATAAAGGGTCTGCTTAATAGCCAAAACATCGACGTCTTTCGATGCTGTTTTAACAAAATCGACAACCGTTTGAAACGATTGATAAGGGTGGTGAAGCAAGCGATCTTTTTCGCGAATCACTTCAAAAATATCTTCCTTCTCATAAAACTCATCAGAAATAAGCGGGGTATAACGCGGTTCCCGAAGTTCATTAAATTCATGTCTATTCTGAAATTTCATATAGCAGGTTAAATCAAGATTACCTTTTAACTCATAAAGTTCATTTTCCTTAATTTCCAATTCATTCATGAGCCATTTTTTCATTTTTTTACTCATCTCTTTGGTGACTTCGAGTTTAATGCTGGCACCCCATTTACGCTGTTGGATTGACTTCTCAATCTCAATCAGTAAATCTTCGGCTTCATCTTCATCAATGGCTAAATCACCATTTCTGGTAATTCTAAATTCATTCACCTGTTTAACTTCATAACCCGTAAATAACTCATGGACAAAAGGGCTGATTAAATTTTCCACAAAAATGTAATTGTAAACATCCGACTCGTTCGGTTTAGGAAGAGCAATGATTCGTTCTAATACCTTTGGGATCTCTAAAATCGCCATAAAATCTTTTTCATCCTTAACCTTTGCTTCGGTATCATGAAGCATAATGCACAAGTACACCTGGTTATTTTTCACGAGCGGAAACGGGCGACTACTATCAATCGCCTGAGGGGTTAAAACCGGATAACATTCGTGCCTGAAATAATGCAAAGCAAAGTCTTTACCTTCATCATCCAATTCATCATAATCCAAAAAAAAGATATTATTCTGATTAAGCTCGGGCAAGATCGATTTTGATAAACAGGTATATTGCCTTGCCATCATTTCCTGTGTCAAACTGTTAATCGCCGCTAATTGTTCGAGTGGCGTTAATCCGTCCATACTTTTTTTACTATAACCAACGTTGATCTGATCCATAATACCAGCCACTCGAACCATAAAAAACTCATCCAGATTTGATGCGGTAATGGCTAAAAATTTTAAACGATCCATAACCAGATTACATTTATCATAAGCTTCCTCTAAAACCCGATAATTAAAATCCAACCAACTAATTTCCCGATTTATCAACAATTTATTTTTCACGATTCAACCCTCTTAATCTTTAGTATCGGTTTAATTCCATACACTTTTTCCATCGTATTACGACTGGCTTTAAAGAAATATTCTTCCAATTGAAAGTTTTTTCCCGTTGTCAAAGAAATAATTAGTTTTTCATCTTTGACATGACACTGGATATTCTGGATTTTCTGTTGATAACTCTTATCCAGAGCAATCCCCAATTTCAGTATCGCCGTTAATTTTGCCACCAGCAATTGCTCTTTTTCATCGTTTGAATGGATAATTTCATCGGCGATAATGAAATTAGTTTTAACGGCTTCAGCAACCTTTCCCATCACCGCTTTTTCAGCTTGAGTAACGCCGATGATGTCAGTCGTTTCAATAATATAATGGCTTTGCACCCAATAATTTTTATGATCAATAAAACTCCCGACTTCCATCAAATAACACAACATTGATAAAAGCTGTCGTTCCCGTTTTTCCAACTGATGATATTTTTTTAATGAATCAAATATTTTCAGGCAAATTTTTTCAACAAACTCCGAATGTTTTTGACTGGTATGATATT
This is a stretch of genomic DNA from Acetobacterium woodii DSM 1030. It encodes these proteins:
- the ppx gene encoding exopolyphosphatase, with the translated sequence MERRNIGVIDIGSNSVHLVIGEYYNNEYFQIIDDVKVNVRLNDGLAETGQLEKQRMAFGLETLSMFTSMCEAYEIEKIIAVATAAVRKASNGEAYVAQIKEKTGLDVEIISGEVEASMDYLGAINTLDVKDALLMDIGGGSTEFVLIKDRKKVDGISLPFGSIDLAEEFDLADEVTDQKLKDLDEFLKKAFDETPMLKKAKGLPVIGVGGTIRNVGRIHRSMIDYPLEIAHNYRMKSNDVKRICEMAAKMNFSERSNLKGLSKGRIDIFVGSSHTLERVMKHIDAPELIISNAGLRDGIIYNYFGYNEDNLVYDIFELSLVNIMLNFNVNIPHAYHVFKLAEKLFEQLQPIHGITQDVHKMIRASAMLHDVGIKIQFDNHHEHSFYIILNSGLLGIEQKELLISAFIALNHRTNKKIQIAEEYIVLLQDQERHLIDQLSLFLQISEYLDRSMDGVVKDINCVIMEKEVQLNVLTTGHSVFDDMIISECGKKFKRVFNRNLTISNKVVITHR
- a CDS encoding RNA degradosome polyphosphate kinase, which gives rise to MKNKLLINREISWLDFNYRVLEEAYDKCNLVMDRLKFLAITASNLDEFFMVRVAGIMDQINVGYSKKSMDGLTPLEQLAAINSLTQEMMARQYTCLSKSILPELNQNNIFFLDYDELDDEGKDFALHYFRHECYPVLTPQAIDSSRPFPLVKNNQVYLCIMLHDTEAKVKDEKDFMAILEIPKVLERIIALPKPNESDVYNYIFVENLISPFVHELFTGYEVKQVNEFRITRNGDLAIDEDEAEDLLIEIEKSIQQRKWGASIKLEVTKEMSKKMKKWLMNELEIKENELYELKGNLDLTCYMKFQNRHEFNELREPRYTPLISDEFYEKEDIFEVIREKDRLLHHPYQSFQTVVDFVKTASKDVDVLAIKQTLYRVSGDSPIIEALIQAAQNGKQVTVLVELKARFDEANNIVWAKKLEQAGCHVIYGLAGLKIHCKMILVVRKESDGIRRYVHLGTGNYNDVTAGLYTDLGMFTAKENYGSDVTTLFNLLSGYSHYTLWKKIEVAPKTLRNAFYIAIDREIENVKMGEKGKIIAKMNSLVDEGIVNKLYEASQAGVEIRLIVRGMCSLIPGLPDISENIVVHSIVGTFLEHSRIYYFYNQGKEDIYLSSADWMERNLNRRIETLFPVEDESLKKRLKDILDITLRDTIKTRVMTATGAYIRIDKRGKELLSCQEYFCKKAEDEFAAVKEKAILNRNIGGVR